The following proteins are encoded in a genomic region of Hydra vulgaris chromosome 05, alternate assembly HydraT2T_AEP:
- the LOC136080846 gene encoding uncharacterized protein LOC136080846 — translation MFKTFALLLCFGISFAEYKTGTKCGFKVRKPELLRFCISPGSRMYVGDFNGDKRHDLMCLDFATGDTNILLSTVSTLRKKSSFKMETCKGAKYVLLGDFNGDHRTDIICQLKTGEKYIYLAAVNGIFSTYTTLNAVTYSTPNVQTFCTQNGYRPVIGDFNGDKFDDYMCHETTTGRMSIIYGQENVEDTFRKESILKDTFECRGDILTGLFNGDLLSDVMCYNKIYGTIRIASINDNQLNIMFNSTWKCIERSSIVMFADIDGDSYDDLLCKHTGKVLQILRNNHDEMFYEPVDAVFYPEPNPKKLYRTIETGDFNGDGKYDLLCQDYEGSLQYAESTCLKL, via the exons atgtttaaaacatttgctTTATTACTGTGTTTTGGAATATCGTTCGCCGAATATAAAACTGGAACTAAATGTGGTTTTAAAGTCAGAAAACCAGAGCTTTTACGCTTCTGCATATCCCCAGGCAGCAG AATGTATGTTGGAGATTTTAATGGAGACAAACGCCATGATCTAATGTGTCTGGATTTTGCCACTGGCGATACAAATATCTTACTCTCAACTGTTtcaactttaagaaaaaaatcttcttttaagATGGAAACTTGTAAGGGTGCCAAATACGTTCTTCTTGGTGATTTTAACGGAGATCATCGCACTGACATTATTTGTCAACTAAAAACtggagaaaaatatatttaccttGCAGCTGTAAATGGAATTTTCTCaa cctACACAACTTTAAATGCTGTCACGTATAGTACTCCCAATGTACAAACATTTTGTACACAAAACGGATATAGACCTGTAATAGGTGATTTTAATGGGGATAAATTTGACGACTACATGTGTCATGAAACAACAACCGGTCGAATGTCAATCATTTACGGTCAAGAAAATGTAGAAGATACATTCAGAAAAGAATCTATACTGAAAGACACTTTTGAGTGCAGAGGAGATATTTTGACCG gtCTATTTAACGGAGACCTATTGAGTGATGTTATGTGCTATAACAAAATATACGGAACTATTCGAATTGCTTCAATCAATGACaatcaattaaatattatgttcaACTCAACATGGAAATGTATCGAACGAAGCTCCATTGTCAT GTTTGCTGACATAGACGGTGACAGCTATGATGATTTGTTATGTAAACACACTGGAAAAGTGTTGcagattttaagaaataatcacGATGAAATGTTTTATGAACCAGTAGATGCTGTGTTTTATCCTGAACCCAACCCCAAAAAGTTATATCGTACCATTGAAACAGGAGATTTTAACGGTGACGGCAAATACGATTTATTATGCCAGGACTACGAAGGGTCACTTCAATATGCTGAAAGCActtgtttaaaattgtaa